The following coding sequences lie in one Lelliottia jeotgali genomic window:
- a CDS encoding Aspartokinase: MSVIAQAGAKGRQLHKFGGSSLADVKCYLRVAGIMAEYSMPGDMMVVSAAGSTTNQLISWLKLSQTDRLSAHQVQQTLRRYQSDLISGLLPAEAADTLISAFVHDLERLAGLLDSGITDAVYAEVVGHGEVWSARLMAAVLEQQGLEAAWLDARDFLRAERAAQPQVDEGLSYPLLQQLLVQHPGKRIVVTGFISRSNAGETVLLGRNGSDYSATQIGALAGASRVTIWSDVAGVYSADPRKVKDACLLPLLRLDEASELARLAAPVLHARTLQPVSGSDIDLQLRCSYTPDKGSTRIERVLASGTGARIVTSHDDICLIEFQVPAGQDFKLAHKDIDLILKRAQVRPLAVGVHNDRQLLQFCYTAEVADSALKILDEAGLPGELRLRQGLALVAMVGAGVTRNPLHCHRFWQQLKGQPVEFTWQSEEGISLVAVLRKGPTESLIQGLHTTLFRAEKRIGLVLFGKGNIGSRWLELFAREQTTLSARTGFEFVLAGVVDSRRSLLNYDGLDASRALAFFNDEAIEQDEESLFLWMRAHPYDDLVVLDVTASEQLADQYLDFASHGFHVISANKLAGASSTDKYRQIHDAFEKTGRHWLYNATVGAGLPVNHTVRDLIDSGDSILAISGIFSGTLSWLFLQFDGTVPFTDLVDQAWQQGLTEPDPRVDLAGKDVMRKLVILAREAGYDIEPGQVRVESLVPSGCEEGSVDHFFENGDELNEQMVSRLEAAREMGLVLRYVARFDANGKARVGVEAVRPEHPLAALLPCDNVFAIESRWYRDNPLVIRGPGAGRDVTAGAIQSDINRLAQLL, encoded by the coding sequence ATGAGTGTGATAGCGCAGGCAGGGGCGAAGGGTCGCCAGCTGCATAAGTTTGGTGGTAGTAGTCTTGCTGATGTGAAATGTTACCTGCGTGTCGCGGGGATCATGGCGGAGTATTCGATGCCGGGCGACATGATGGTTGTCTCGGCGGCAGGCAGCACTACCAACCAGTTGATTAGCTGGCTGAAATTAAGCCAGACCGATCGCCTTTCTGCGCATCAGGTTCAACAAACATTACGCCGTTATCAGAGCGATTTGATATCTGGCCTGCTGCCTGCGGAAGCGGCAGACACGCTTATCAGCGCTTTTGTGCACGATCTGGAGCGTCTGGCCGGACTGCTGGACAGCGGCATTACCGATGCGGTTTACGCTGAAGTGGTCGGCCACGGTGAAGTCTGGTCTGCACGTCTGATGGCGGCGGTCCTCGAACAGCAAGGGCTTGAGGCCGCATGGCTCGACGCGCGTGATTTCCTGCGTGCTGAACGTGCGGCACAGCCCCAGGTCGACGAAGGCCTCTCGTATCCGCTTCTGCAACAATTGCTGGTCCAGCATCCGGGCAAACGCATCGTCGTGACGGGCTTTATCAGCCGCAGCAATGCAGGCGAAACCGTGCTGCTGGGCCGCAACGGTTCGGACTACTCGGCAACGCAAATTGGTGCGCTGGCGGGTGCGTCACGCGTCACCATCTGGAGCGACGTGGCCGGGGTTTACAGCGCCGACCCGCGCAAAGTGAAAGATGCCTGTTTGCTGCCGCTGCTGCGTCTCGACGAAGCCAGCGAACTGGCGCGACTGGCGGCACCAGTCCTGCACGCCCGTACCTTACAGCCGGTTTCGGGCAGCGATATCGACCTGCAACTGCGCTGTAGCTATACGCCAGATAAAGGCTCAACCCGCATCGAACGCGTGTTGGCTTCAGGCACAGGCGCGCGTATCGTCACCAGCCACGATGATATTTGCCTGATCGAATTCCAGGTGCCTGCCGGACAAGATTTCAAACTGGCGCACAAAGATATCGATCTGATCCTCAAGCGCGCCCAGGTGCGTCCGCTGGCCGTTGGCGTACACAATGACCGCCAGCTGCTGCAGTTCTGCTACACCGCTGAAGTGGCCGACAGTGCGCTGAAAATTCTTGATGAAGCCGGTCTGCCGGGCGAACTTCGCCTGCGTCAGGGGCTGGCGCTGGTGGCGATGGTCGGCGCGGGCGTCACCCGTAATCCGCTGCATTGCCACCGTTTCTGGCAGCAGCTGAAAGGCCAGCCGGTGGAGTTCACCTGGCAGTCGGAAGAGGGCATCAGCCTGGTGGCCGTGCTGCGTAAAGGCCCGACCGAGAGCCTGATTCAGGGGCTGCACACCACCCTGTTCCGCGCCGAAAAACGCATCGGCCTGGTGCTGTTCGGGAAGGGCAACATTGGTTCACGCTGGCTGGAGCTGTTTGCCCGTGAGCAAACTACGCTCTCTGCGCGCACCGGTTTTGAATTTGTGCTGGCTGGGGTGGTGGATAGCCGCCGCAGCCTGCTGAATTACGACGGGCTGGACGCCAGCCGTGCGCTGGCCTTCTTCAACGATGAAGCTATTGAACAGGACGAAGAGTCCCTGTTCCTGTGGATGCGTGCGCACCCGTACGACGATCTGGTGGTGCTGGATGTGACCGCCAGTGAACAGCTGGCCGATCAGTATCTCGATTTTGCCAGCCACGGTTTCCACGTCATCAGCGCCAACAAACTGGCGGGTGCGAGCAGCACCGATAAATACCGCCAGATCCACGACGCGTTTGAAAAAACCGGTCGCCACTGGCTGTATAACGCCACCGTGGGTGCCGGTTTGCCGGTCAACCACACCGTGCGCGACCTGATCGACAGCGGCGACAGCATTCTGGCGATCAGCGGAATTTTCTCCGGCACGCTCTCCTGGCTGTTCCTGCAGTTCGACGGCACGGTTCCGTTTACGGACCTGGTGGATCAGGCGTGGCAGCAGGGGCTGACCGAGCCTGACCCGCGCGTGGATCTTGCCGGGAAAGACGTCATGCGCAAGCTGGTGATTCTGGCGCGTGAGGCGGGTTACGACATCGAGCCGGGACAGGTACGCGTGGAATCGCTGGTACCGTCGGGCTGCGAAGAGGGATCTGTCGATCACTTCTTCGAGAACGGTGACGAGCTGAACGAACAGATGGTGTCACGCCTGGAAGCCGCGCGTGAAATGGGGCTGGTCCTGCGTTACGTGGCCCGTTTTGACGCCAACGGCAAAGCCCGTGTTGGTGTTGAAGCGGTTCGCCCTGAGCATCCGCTGGCGGCGCTGCTGCCGTGCGATAACGTCTTCGCCATCGAAAGCCGCTGGTATCGCGATAATCCGCTGGTGATTCGTGGTCCAGGCGCAGGACGCGACGTCACTGCCGGGGCGATCCAGTCGGATATTAATCGTCTGGCGCAACTGCTGTAG
- a CDS encoding 5,10-methylenetetrahydrofolate reductase: protein MSFFHANQREALNQSLAEVQGQINVSFEFFPPRTSEMEQTLWSSIDRLSSLKPKFVSVTYGANSGERDRTHSIIKGIKDRTGLEAAPHLTCIDATRDELRTIAQDYWNNGIRHIVALRGDLPPGSGKPDMYATDLVALLKEVGDFDISVAAYPEVHPEAKSAQADLLNLKRKVDAGANRAITQFFFDVESYLRFRDRCVTAGIDVEIIPGILPVSNFKQAKKFADMTNVRIPLWMSKMYEGLDDDAETRKLVGANIAMDMVKILSREGVKDFHFYTLNRAEMSYAICHTLGVRPGL from the coding sequence ATGAGCTTTTTTCACGCCAACCAGCGGGAAGCCCTGAATCAGAGCCTGGCTGAAGTGCAGGGCCAGATTAACGTCTCTTTTGAATTCTTTCCGCCGCGCACCAGTGAAATGGAGCAAACCCTGTGGAGCTCTATCGATCGCCTGAGCAGCCTGAAGCCGAAGTTTGTCTCAGTGACCTACGGCGCGAACTCCGGTGAGCGCGACCGGACGCACAGCATTATTAAAGGCATCAAGGATCGCACGGGCCTGGAAGCGGCACCGCATCTGACCTGTATCGACGCGACCCGCGACGAACTGCGCACTATCGCTCAGGATTACTGGAACAACGGCATTCGTCATATCGTGGCTCTGCGCGGCGACCTGCCACCGGGCAGCGGCAAACCGGACATGTACGCGACCGATTTGGTGGCACTGCTGAAAGAAGTCGGTGATTTTGACATCTCCGTGGCGGCGTATCCGGAAGTACACCCGGAAGCGAAAAGCGCGCAGGCGGATCTGCTCAACCTGAAACGCAAAGTCGATGCCGGAGCAAACCGCGCGATTACGCAGTTTTTCTTCGATGTCGAAAGCTATCTGCGATTCCGCGATCGCTGCGTCACTGCGGGCATCGATGTTGAAATTATTCCAGGCATCCTGCCGGTTTCCAACTTCAAGCAGGCGAAAAAATTTGCCGACATGACCAACGTGCGTATTCCGCTGTGGATGTCGAAAATGTACGAAGGGCTGGACGATGACGCCGAAACCCGCAAGCTGGTGGGAGCCAACATCGCGATGGACATGGTGAAGATTTTGAGCCGCGAAGGGGTAAAAGATTTCCACTTCTACACCCTGAACCGCGCCGAAATGAGTTATGCCATCTGTCACACCCTCGGCGTTCGCCCTGGCCTGTAA
- a CDS encoding Catalase-Peroxidase yields the protein MSTDDTHNTLSTGQCPFHQSGPDQSAGAGTNTRDWWPKQLRVDLLNQHSNRSNPLGEDFDYRKEFSKLDYSALKGDLKALLTDSQPWWPADWGSYAGLFIRMAWHGAGTYRSVDGRGGAGRGQQRFAPLNSWPDNVSLDKARRLLWPIKQKYGQKISWADLFILAGNVALENSGFRTFGFGAGREDVWEPDLDVNWGDEKAWLAHRDPEALAKRPLAATEMGLIYVNPEGPNASGEPLSAAAAIRATFGNMGMNDEETVALIAGGHTLGKTHGAASASHVGVDPEAAPIEAQGLGWSSTHGSGVGADAITSGLEVVWTQTPTQWSNYFFENLFKFEWVQTRSPAGAIQFEAVDAPEMIPDPFDPSKKRKPTMLVTDLTLRMDPEFEKISRRFLNDPQAFNEAFARAWFKLTHRDMGPKARYIGPEVPKEDLIWQDPLPYPFFQPTAEDIESLKADIAASGLTVSELVSVAWASASTFRGGDKRGGANGARLALAPQRDWDVNATAARVLPVLEGIYKAAHKASLADIIVLAGVVGVEQAAKAAGAYITVPFTPGRVDARQDQTDIEMFDLLKPVADGFRNYRAHQDAATTESLLIDKAQQLTLTAPELTALVGGMRVLGTNFDGSQNGVFTDRVGVLSNDFFVNLLDMNTQWKATDASNELFAGSDRQSGEVKYTATRADLVFGSNAVLRALAEVYASQDANEKFVKDFVAAWVKVMNLDRFDVQ from the coding sequence ATGAGCACAGACGATACCCATAACACGTTATCAACCGGACAGTGCCCTTTTCATCAAAGCGGGCCTGACCAAAGCGCCGGAGCGGGTACCAACACTCGCGACTGGTGGCCAAAACAACTTCGCGTTGATCTTTTAAACCAACATTCCAACCGTTCGAACCCGCTGGGTGAAGACTTCGACTACCGCAAAGAATTCAGCAAACTTGATTACTCCGCCTTAAAAGGCGATCTCAAAGCCCTTCTGACCGATTCCCAACCGTGGTGGCCTGCCGACTGGGGCAGCTACGCGGGCCTGTTTATTCGTATGGCATGGCATGGTGCAGGTACCTACCGCTCAGTTGACGGACGCGGCGGTGCAGGACGCGGTCAACAGCGTTTTGCTCCTCTGAACTCCTGGCCTGACAACGTCAGCCTTGATAAGGCGCGTCGTCTGTTATGGCCAATTAAACAAAAATACGGCCAGAAAATTTCCTGGGCTGACCTGTTTATCCTGGCGGGTAACGTGGCGCTGGAAAACTCCGGTTTCCGTACCTTTGGTTTTGGTGCCGGGCGTGAAGATGTCTGGGAACCTGATCTGGATGTCAACTGGGGTGACGAAAAAGCCTGGCTGGCCCATCGCGATCCTGAAGCGCTGGCAAAACGTCCATTAGCGGCCACCGAAATGGGGCTGATTTACGTCAACCCGGAAGGGCCAAACGCCAGCGGTGAACCGCTGTCAGCGGCAGCGGCGATTCGCGCTACCTTTGGCAACATGGGGATGAATGACGAAGAAACCGTGGCGCTGATTGCCGGTGGTCATACGTTGGGTAAAACGCACGGCGCGGCCTCGGCCTCGCATGTGGGCGTCGACCCTGAAGCGGCACCAATTGAAGCGCAAGGCTTAGGCTGGAGCAGCACCCACGGCAGCGGTGTCGGCGCAGATGCCATCACCTCTGGTCTGGAAGTGGTCTGGACGCAAACGCCAACCCAGTGGAGCAACTACTTCTTCGAGAACCTGTTCAAATTCGAATGGGTACAGACTCGCAGCCCGGCAGGGGCGATTCAGTTTGAAGCCGTTGACGCGCCAGAGATGATTCCTGACCCGTTCGATCCATCGAAAAAACGCAAGCCAACCATGTTGGTCACCGACCTGACGCTGCGCATGGACCCGGAATTCGAGAAGATTTCTCGTCGCTTCCTCAACGATCCGCAGGCATTTAACGAAGCCTTTGCCCGCGCATGGTTCAAACTGACGCATCGGGATATGGGGCCAAAAGCACGGTACATCGGGCCAGAAGTGCCGAAAGAAGATTTGATCTGGCAAGACCCGCTGCCGTATCCGTTCTTCCAGCCAACGGCTGAAGACATTGAAAGCCTGAAAGCAGATATTGCGGCTTCCGGGTTGACGGTCAGTGAGCTGGTGTCTGTTGCCTGGGCTTCAGCGTCTACCTTCCGTGGCGGTGATAAGCGTGGCGGTGCTAACGGAGCACGGCTGGCGCTGGCTCCGCAGCGCGACTGGGATGTGAACGCGACGGCGGCCAGGGTTCTTCCGGTACTTGAAGGTATCTACAAAGCTGCCCATAAAGCCTCGCTTGCGGACATCATTGTACTGGCCGGTGTAGTGGGTGTTGAACAAGCCGCGAAAGCCGCTGGCGCGTACATCACCGTGCCGTTTACACCGGGTCGCGTAGATGCGCGTCAGGATCAGACCGATATTGAAATGTTTGATCTGCTCAAGCCGGTTGCCGATGGTTTCCGTAACTATCGCGCCCATCAGGATGCAGCGACAACGGAATCTCTGCTGATCGATAAAGCGCAACAGCTGACGCTGACCGCACCAGAACTGACTGCGTTGGTAGGCGGTATGCGTGTGCTGGGTACCAACTTTGACGGCAGCCAGAATGGCGTCTTCACCGATCGCGTGGGCGTGCTCAGCAACGATTTCTTCGTCAATCTGCTGGATATGAACACCCAATGGAAAGCCACCGACGCCTCAAACGAACTGTTTGCAGGCAGCGATCGTCAAAGCGGAGAGGTGAAATACACCGCAACGCGTGCCGATCTGGTGTTTGGTTCTAACGCGGTACTGCGTGCGCTTGCGGAAGTTTATGCCAGTCAGGATGCCAATGAGAAGTTCGTGAAGGACTTTGTTGCGGCCTGGGTGAAAGTGATGAACCTGGATCGTTTCGACGTTCAGTAA
- a CDS encoding Transaldolase yields the protein MELYLDTANVAEVERLARIFPIAGVTTNPSIVAASREPLWDVLPRLQQAIGPEGILFAQTLARDANGMVTEAKRLNNELAGIVVKIPVTAEGLAAIKILKKEGITTLGTAVYSAAQGLLAAVAGAKYVAPYVNRVDAQGGDGIRMVQELQSLLELHAPESKVLAASFKTPRQALDCLLAGCEAITLPLDVAQQMLGTPAVESAIEKFEHDWKNAFGNLNL from the coding sequence ATGGAACTGTATCTGGATACCGCCAACGTGGCGGAAGTTGAACGTCTGGCCCGTATTTTTCCGATTGCTGGCGTCACCACCAACCCGAGCATAGTCGCTGCGAGCCGCGAACCCCTCTGGGATGTGCTGCCACGCCTGCAACAAGCCATCGGTCCGGAGGGCATTCTGTTTGCGCAGACCTTAGCTCGCGACGCCAACGGTATGGTGACCGAAGCTAAACGCCTGAACAATGAGTTGGCGGGTATCGTGGTGAAAATCCCGGTAACCGCAGAGGGTCTGGCGGCAATCAAGATCCTGAAAAAAGAAGGTATTACGACACTCGGCACCGCCGTTTATAGCGCGGCGCAGGGTTTACTGGCGGCGGTTGCTGGCGCGAAATACGTTGCGCCTTACGTGAATCGCGTTGACGCGCAAGGAGGAGACGGCATTCGCATGGTTCAGGAACTGCAATCCCTGCTGGAACTTCACGCGCCAGAGAGCAAAGTGCTGGCCGCCAGTTTCAAAACCCCACGCCAGGCACTCGACTGTCTGCTTGCCGGATGTGAGGCAATCACCCTTCCTTTAGATGTAGCGCAACAAATGCTCGGTACACCCGCGGTAGAGTCAGCCATAGAGAAGTTCGAGCACGACTGGAAAAACGCGTTTGGTAACCTCAATCTCTAA
- a CDS encoding Glycerol dehydrogenase — translation MDRIIQSPGKYIQGADVLTRLGDYLKPLAARWLVVGDKFVLGFAEETLRKSFKDAELHVEIAPFGGECSQNEIDRLRKLAKGADCQAVLGIGGGKTLDTAKALAHFMDVPVAIAPTIASTDAPCSALSVIYTDSGEFDRYLMLPHNPNMVIVDTKVVAGAPARLLAAGIGDALATWFEARACSRSGATTMAGGKCTQAALALAELCYNTLLEEGEKAMLAAEQHVVTPALERVIEANTYLSGVGFESGGLAAAHAIHNGLTAIPDAHHYYHGEKVAFGTLTQLVLENAPLDEIETVAALCHSVGLPITLAQLDIKEDIPGKMRLVAEASCAEGETIHNMPGGVIPDQVYAALLVADQYGQRFLHEWE, via the coding sequence ATGGACCGTATCATTCAATCCCCTGGTAAATACATTCAGGGCGCGGATGTTCTCACTCGCCTCGGCGACTACTTAAAGCCCCTGGCCGCACGTTGGCTCGTCGTCGGCGATAAATTCGTTCTCGGTTTTGCTGAAGAGACTCTGCGTAAAAGCTTCAAAGATGCTGAACTGCATGTCGAAATTGCACCCTTTGGCGGCGAATGCTCCCAGAATGAAATCGACCGCCTGCGCAAGCTGGCGAAAGGTGCCGATTGCCAGGCGGTGTTGGGTATCGGCGGTGGTAAAACGCTGGATACCGCCAAAGCACTGGCCCACTTTATGGATGTGCCGGTCGCCATCGCGCCAACTATTGCCTCCACGGATGCGCCGTGCAGCGCCCTTTCAGTTATCTATACCGACAGCGGTGAGTTCGACCGTTATCTGATGCTGCCGCATAACCCAAACATGGTTATCGTCGACACCAAAGTGGTGGCCGGTGCGCCTGCACGTTTACTGGCGGCGGGGATTGGCGATGCGCTGGCAACCTGGTTTGAAGCCCGCGCATGTTCCCGCAGCGGGGCTACGACTATGGCGGGGGGAAAATGCACCCAAGCCGCACTGGCGCTGGCCGAACTGTGCTACAACACACTTCTCGAAGAGGGTGAAAAAGCAATGCTGGCGGCCGAGCAGCATGTGGTGACGCCCGCCCTCGAACGCGTAATTGAAGCCAATACCTACCTGAGCGGTGTGGGCTTTGAAAGCGGCGGATTAGCCGCGGCCCATGCGATTCACAACGGCCTGACCGCCATCCCGGATGCCCACCACTATTATCACGGTGAAAAAGTCGCATTTGGCACGCTCACTCAACTGGTGCTGGAAAACGCCCCGCTTGACGAGATCGAAACGGTTGCCGCGCTGTGTCACAGTGTGGGCTTGCCAATTACCCTGGCGCAGCTGGATATTAAAGAGGATATTCCGGGGAAAATGCGTCTGGTGGCAGAGGCGTCCTGTGCGGAAGGCGAGACGATTCACAACATGCCGGGCGGTGTGATACCGGATCAGGTGTACGCAGCATTGTTAGTTGCCGACCAATATGGGCAGCGTTTTTTGCATGAGTGGGAATAG
- a CDS encoding Phosphoenolpyruvate-protein phosphotransferase of PTS system: protein MSLVVEFICELPNGVHARPASCVETLCNTFSSQIEWHNLRTDRKGDAKSALALIGTDTLTGDSCRLIITGEDEQSAFERLAQWLKVEFPHCDAPLAAAISTDLDPLPESLTRLNPTLFRALPVCSGSEHGVLTLLTSLDLNALTSLPDVRCTEEEQSALDQGLTLLVKNIGLRALDSDSTANAILEAHRSLATDTSLRQHLLAGVNQGLSCAQAVIATANHFCAEFSRSSSSYLQERVLDVRDVCYQLLQQIYSEERFPAPGQLTQPSVCLADDLTPGQFLELDKTLLKGLLLKSGGTTSHTVILARSFNIPTLVGVDSDSLLSWRDQPVFIDGNAGVVVVNASIAVERYYQQERDVQQMLREQQSVWLNREARTADGLRIEIAANIAHSAEAQAAFGNGAEGVGLFRTEMLYMDRASAPCENELYNIFCQALESANGRSIIVRTMDIGGDKPVEYLNIPAENNPFLGYRAVRIYEEYAALFTTQLRAILRASAHGSLKIMIPMISSMEEILWVKEKLAEAKQQLRAEHIPFEEKIPLGIMLEVPSVMFIIDQCCEEIDFFSIGSNDLTQYLLAVDRDNAKVTRHYNSLNPAFLRALDFAVQAVHRQGKWIGLCGELGAKGSVLPLLVGLGLDELSMGSPSIPATKARLAQLDSRACRQLLNQAMACRTSLEVEHLLAQFRMNHQDTPLVTPHCISLDNDWASKEEVMKGMTDKLLLAGRCRYPRKLEADLWAREAVFSTGLGFSFAIPHSKSEHIEQSTISVARLKAPVQWGDEEAQFIIMLTLNKHAAGDQHMRIFSRLARRIMHADFRNALVNASSEEAIAALLQRELEL from the coding sequence ATGTCTCTGGTAGTGGAATTTATCTGTGAGTTACCTAATGGCGTACATGCCCGTCCGGCAAGTTGCGTTGAAACGCTGTGCAATACGTTTTCCTCGCAGATTGAGTGGCACAACCTACGCACCGACCGTAAAGGGGATGCCAAAAGTGCGCTGGCGCTGATCGGTACCGATACGCTAACAGGTGACTCCTGCCGGTTGATTATCACGGGCGAAGATGAGCAAAGCGCCTTTGAACGTCTGGCACAGTGGCTAAAAGTGGAATTCCCCCACTGTGATGCGCCGCTGGCCGCTGCCATCAGCACCGATCTCGACCCACTGCCGGAATCCCTGACTCGCCTGAATCCAACGCTGTTTCGCGCCCTGCCCGTGTGCAGCGGGAGCGAGCACGGCGTGCTGACGTTACTCACTTCACTCGACCTCAACGCGCTCACCTCTCTTCCTGATGTCCGGTGCACAGAAGAGGAACAGTCTGCGCTGGATCAGGGCCTGACGCTGCTGGTAAAAAACATTGGGCTGCGCGCGCTGGATAGCGACAGCACCGCGAATGCGATTCTGGAAGCCCACCGCTCGCTGGCGACAGACACCTCCCTGCGCCAACATCTGCTGGCGGGTGTCAACCAGGGGTTGAGTTGCGCGCAAGCGGTCATCGCCACGGCAAATCATTTCTGCGCCGAGTTTTCGCGCTCCAGCAGCAGCTATTTACAGGAGCGTGTGCTCGACGTGCGCGATGTCTGCTATCAGCTGTTACAGCAAATCTACAGCGAGGAGCGCTTTCCGGCTCCGGGCCAACTCACGCAGCCGTCCGTTTGTCTTGCCGACGACCTCACGCCAGGCCAGTTCCTTGAGCTGGATAAAACGCTGTTGAAAGGTCTGCTGCTGAAAAGCGGCGGAACCACTTCACACACGGTGATTCTGGCACGTTCCTTTAACATCCCAACGCTGGTCGGCGTCGACAGCGATAGCCTGCTTTCGTGGCGCGACCAGCCAGTGTTTATAGACGGGAACGCCGGTGTGGTGGTGGTGAATGCCAGCATCGCCGTTGAGCGTTATTACCAGCAGGAACGCGACGTACAGCAGATGCTGCGCGAACAGCAGAGCGTCTGGCTCAATCGCGAAGCGAGAACTGCAGACGGTCTACGCATTGAAATTGCTGCCAACATTGCCCATTCAGCTGAAGCGCAGGCCGCCTTTGGCAACGGGGCCGAGGGGGTTGGCCTGTTCCGCACCGAAATGCTGTACATGGACCGCGCCAGCGCCCCCTGTGAAAACGAACTGTACAACATTTTTTGTCAGGCCCTGGAGAGTGCAAACGGGCGCAGCATCATCGTGCGCACTATGGATATTGGCGGTGACAAACCTGTTGAATACCTCAACATTCCGGCAGAGAACAACCCGTTCCTCGGCTATCGCGCGGTGCGAATTTACGAAGAGTACGCCGCGCTGTTCACCACTCAGCTCAGGGCGATCCTCCGCGCCTCTGCCCACGGCAGTCTCAAGATCATGATCCCGATGATCTCCTCGATGGAAGAGATCCTATGGGTGAAAGAAAAACTCGCCGAAGCCAAACAACAACTGCGTGCCGAGCATATTCCGTTCGAAGAGAAGATCCCGCTCGGCATCATGCTCGAAGTGCCGTCGGTGATGTTCATCATCGACCAGTGTTGTGAAGAGATTGATTTCTTTAGCATCGGCAGTAATGACCTGACGCAATATCTGCTGGCGGTCGACCGGGATAACGCCAAAGTGACGCGTCATTACAACAGCCTGAATCCGGCGTTCCTGCGGGCGCTCGATTTCGCCGTGCAGGCCGTGCATCGCCAGGGAAAATGGATTGGTCTTTGCGGTGAGCTGGGGGCAAAAGGGTCGGTGCTGCCGCTGCTCGTCGGGCTGGGGCTGGATGAACTCAGCATGGGATCACCGTCGATTCCCGCGACCAAAGCGCGCCTGGCACAGCTGGACAGCCGCGCGTGCCGCCAGTTGCTCAATCAGGCAATGGCGTGTCGCACCTCGCTGGAAGTGGAGCATCTGCTCGCCCAGTTCCGCATGAATCATCAGGATACGCCGCTGGTGACGCCGCACTGCATTTCTCTGGATAACGACTGGGCCAGCAAGGAAGAGGTCATGAAAGGCATGACCGATAAGCTGCTGCTCGCCGGACGCTGCCGTTATCCACGCAAACTGGAAGCCGATTTGTGGGCGCGTGAAGCCGTGTTCTCGACCGGTCTGGGTTTCAGTTTTGCCATTCCACACAGCAAATCCGAACACATTGAACAATCCACCATCAGCGTCGCGCGCCTTAAAGCCCCCGTGCAGTGGGGCGATGAAGAGGCACAATTCATCATCATGCTGACCCTCAATAAACACGCGGCGGGCGATCAGCACATGCGTATTTTCTCGCGTCTGGCGCGACGCATCATGCACGCAGATTTCCGCAACGCGCTGGTGAACGCCAGCTCCGAAGAGGCCATCGCGGCCCTGCTGCAACGTGAATTAGAACTGTAA